One Chionomys nivalis chromosome 4, mChiNiv1.1, whole genome shotgun sequence genomic region harbors:
- the LOC130872873 gene encoding putative gustatory receptor clone PTE38 translates to MGSVNQTAISEFILLGLSDDPALQPFIFSLFLFIYLITTLGNLLIILAVKSDSQLHTPMYFFLSNLSFNDICLITTTIPNMLVNIQSQDKTITYTGCLSQVCLILNFAGIENCLLAVMAYDRYVAICHPLKYTVIMNSHFCVMSLLCSLFFSVTHALFHTLMMLMLSFCTETEIPHFFCELAQIIKLACSDNFINYLLVYTVSVVFFGIPVLGILLSYIHIVSSVLKMSSLGGKYKAFSTCGSHLSVVSLFYGTGFGVHISSAFTDSPRKTVVASVMYTVVTQMLNPFIYSLRNKDMKKAFRKVISRITSLL, encoded by the coding sequence ATGGGATCTGTCAACCAAACAGCTATCTCAGAATTCATTCTTCTGGGACTTAGTGACGACCCAGCTCTGCAGCCTTTCATCTTCAGCCTCTTCCTGTTCATATATCTAATTACCACCTTAGGAAATCTGCTCATCATCCTGGCTGTTAAATCTGACTCTCAACTACATACTcccatgtatttctttctttccaacttgTCTTTTAATGACATCTGTTTAATCACAACCACAATCCCAAATATGTTGGTCAATATCCAATCTCAGGATAAGACCATCACATACACAGGATGCCTCTCTCAGGTCTGtctcatcttgaattttgctggcATAGAAAACTGTCTTCTTGCagtgatggcctatgaccgctatgttgCTATCTGTCACCCTCTGAAGTACACAGTTATCATGAATTCACATTTCTGTGTGATGTCgcttctctgttctctgttcttTAGTGTTACACATGCTTTATTCCACACTCTGATGATGTTGATGTTGTCTTTctgcacagaaacagaaattccCCATTTCTTCTGTGAGCTGGCTCAGATCATCAAACTTGCCTGTTCTGATAATTTCATCAATTATCTGCTTGTATACACGGTGTCTGTTGTGTTTTTTGGTATTCCTGTTTTGGGGATCCTTTTGTCTTATATTCACATTGTATCCTCTGTTTTAAAAATGTCGTCCTTGGGAGGAAAGTATAAAGCCTTTTCAACATGTGGATCTCATTTGTCAGTTGTGTCCTTGTTCTATGGCACAGGCTTTGGAGTACACATTAGCTCTGCATTTACTGACTCTCCAAGGAAGACTGTGGTGGCTTCAGTTATGTACACTGTGGTCACTCAGATGCTAAATCCCTTTATCTATAGCTTGAGGAACAAAGACATGAAAAAAGCCTTCAGGAAAGTAATTAGTAGGATAACATCTCTTTTATAA